A part of Sulfurimonas sp. HSL-1716 genomic DNA contains:
- the flgK gene encoding flagellar hook-associated protein FlgK has translation MASIFNTLGIGYSGLNAAQLGIDTTGHNISNANTDGYTRQRVVTEAAPPISNVTPGAVGNGTQVQQIARIFDQFVFNNYSSTSADKEASDFTKSTLQQLSTFFPEIDNVGIKSDMHAYYDLWQSLSDNPDNNAVKVALAQQTQTLTQHIQSTKSQVTDLQNQLNDQLKINIDEVNKIAKEIASINLAINNAESGGINNANDLRDKRNTLELSLSKLVGATVFNGTVQSNTAVDSNIATASGSYNISISGFNLVDGTSYHPIGIDNTDNASGMYDLYYERQDGVKIPFAQEIQGGKVGAILDLRGSTLNTTDGVPTDGVLQNVKDQLDSFAAGLIENTNNVYAKSSDTVMQSNPVYLDPSGTLVSSGLNVKKGSFDVVLYDINGNETARRTITIDDLTTLTSGTDSIKDQIETNKDDNGDNNANNDIDDFLSVNYDTYPPGGSLSINLKNSDLVSQGYTFAIQDNLDSSNSFGSGTNFAGAFGMHKFFDGTNASDIGLAYDLKSDPTKISAHAAPISGNNDVSLDMVQSQFEKIDFTQTNSDVTYNDTVYGMFDTIATGVGTQTNAAVLANDTITAKYNAVQQEYNSVSQVNIDEEMSNLIRYQTSYGAAAKVITTVDQMMNTLLGIKQ, from the coding sequence ACTCCGGGCGCCGTAGGAAACGGTACTCAGGTTCAGCAGATAGCCCGTATCTTTGATCAGTTCGTATTTAACAACTACAGCTCTACCTCTGCAGACAAAGAGGCTTCGGATTTTACAAAAAGCACGCTGCAGCAGCTATCGACGTTTTTCCCTGAGATAGACAATGTCGGTATCAAATCGGATATGCATGCATATTACGATCTTTGGCAGTCTCTTTCGGACAATCCCGATAACAATGCGGTCAAAGTAGCTCTTGCACAGCAGACACAGACGCTTACACAGCATATACAAAGTACAAAATCTCAAGTGACCGATCTTCAAAATCAGTTAAATGATCAGTTAAAGATCAATATCGATGAAGTCAATAAGATCGCAAAAGAGATAGCAAGCATAAATCTTGCCATAAACAATGCCGAATCCGGCGGAATCAATAATGCCAACGATTTAAGAGATAAAAGAAACACTCTTGAACTTTCGCTATCCAAACTGGTGGGAGCCACCGTCTTTAACGGTACAGTACAGTCCAATACCGCGGTCGATTCGAACATCGCGACCGCATCGGGAAGTTATAATATAAGCATATCGGGATTTAACCTGGTCGACGGTACGTCTTATCACCCGATAGGAATAGACAATACGGATAACGCTAGCGGGATGTACGATCTTTATTACGAACGTCAAGACGGTGTAAAGATACCGTTTGCCCAGGAGATACAGGGCGGCAAAGTCGGTGCCATTCTTGACCTGCGGGGTTCTACGTTAAATACGACGGACGGTGTACCGACGGACGGCGTTTTGCAAAATGTCAAAGATCAGCTGGATTCGTTTGCCGCGGGGCTTATAGAAAACACGAATAACGTGTATGCAAAAAGTTCCGATACCGTGATGCAGTCAAATCCGGTATATCTGGATCCATCAGGTACTTTGGTGAGTTCCGGTCTGAATGTAAAAAAGGGTAGTTTTGATGTTGTCTTATACGATATAAACGGAAACGAAACAGCAAGGCGTACGATCACTATAGATGATCTTACAACGCTTACAAGCGGAACCGATTCGATCAAAGACCAGATAGAAACCAATAAAGACGATAACGGAGACAATAACGCCAACAACGATATCGACGATTTCCTATCTGTAAATTACGACACTTATCCTCCGGGCGGTTCTTTGTCGATCAATCTAAAAAATTCCGATCTGGTATCTCAGGGGTATACGTTCGCGATACAGGATAATCTCGACAGTAGCAACAGCTTTGGTTCGGGGACCAATTTTGCAGGAGCGTTTGGAATGCATAAATTCTTTGACGGAACGAATGCAAGCGATATCGGTCTGGCATACGATCTCAAAAGCGATCCTACGAAGATATCGGCGCATGCCGCTCCGATATCGGGAAATAACGACGTATCTCTTGACATGGTGCAGTCACAGTTTGAAAAAATAGATTTTACGCAGACCAACAGTGATGTAACATACAACGATACCGTTTATGGCATGTTCGATACGATTGCAACGGGAGTCGGAACACAGACAAATGCTGCAGTACTTGCAAATGATACTATCACGGCAAAATACAATGCCGTACAGCAGGAATACAATTCCGTTTCGCAGGTCAATATAGATGAAGAGATGAGCAATCTCATCCGCTATCAGACATCTTACGGCGCCGCGGCAAAGGTGATAACGACCGTAGATCAGATGATGAACACGCTGCTTGGTATTAAACAGTAG
- a CDS encoding ABC transporter permease gives MPYFSIAVLVSVMLFSFTGSFFYTVSPSDLHTGAILSPPSTHFLLGTDRLGRDLLARLIEGGKVSLIIGIVSAFIATFVGLIIGATAGYLRGKVDKAFVVIVDIFLTFPTFFLLLALVSYVNASVWVLIVIISITGWMTTARLIRSESYAITSQPFIKILNIAKVSKWKILLKYYAPLLAPIYFVSFTFGVGGAILAESGLSFLGLGIVAPQMSWGTIISDGKEVIEIAWWVSFFPGLLIFLITFSLINISNYLQQLTNKKEIRE, from the coding sequence ATTCCCTATTTTAGCATCGCTGTCCTTGTGTCGGTGATGCTTTTTAGTTTTACAGGTTCTTTTTTTTACACGGTATCTCCTTCGGATCTTCACACAGGGGCTATTCTCTCTCCCCCTTCGACACATTTTCTTCTCGGTACCGACAGGCTCGGACGCGATCTTTTGGCACGTTTGATAGAGGGTGGAAAAGTCTCTTTGATCATCGGTATCGTAAGTGCTTTTATTGCGACTTTTGTCGGGCTTATCATTGGTGCGACCGCAGGATATTTAAGAGGAAAAGTGGATAAGGCTTTTGTCGTTATTGTAGATATTTTCTTGACCTTTCCCACTTTTTTTCTGCTTTTAGCGCTTGTCAGTTATGTCAACGCTTCGGTCTGGGTATTGATCGTCATCATCTCCATAACGGGATGGATGACGACGGCAAGGCTGATCAGAAGCGAGAGTTACGCTATCACTTCACAACCTTTTATTAAGATCTTAAACATTGCAAAAGTCTCGAAGTGGAAGATACTGCTGAAGTATTATGCACCGCTTTTAGCACCCATCTATTTTGTCAGTTTTACTTTTGGCGTGGGCGGAGCGATCCTTGCCGAATCCGGGCTCAGTTTTCTCGGTCTTGGCATCGTCGCTCCCCAGATGAGCTGGGGAACGATCATAAGCGACGGCAAAGAGGTTATAGAGATAGCGTGGTGGGTAAGTTTCTTTCCCGGGCTTTTGATATTCCTTATCACGTTCTCACTGATAAACATATCGAACTATCTGCAGCAGCTGACAAATAAAAAAGAGATCAGAGAATAA
- the gdhA gene encoding NADP-specific glutamate dehydrogenase: protein MKFENSNCAEDSIFFQAMEEVIYSISPLLESDPKYKRYAILERLVVPDRVIKFQVTWLDDNNKIQVNTGYRVQFNNALGPYKGGLRFHPTVNEGVLKFLGFEQILKNSLTGLPIGGAKGGSDFNPKGKSDFEIMKFCSAFMTELHKYIGPRIDVPAGDIGVGSREIGYLFGEYKKITSSYDGVLTGKPYMFGGSLMRPEATGYGLVYFTQAMLEHEKKDPLTGKVCTVSGAGNVAIHTIEKLQEIGAIVVTCSDSEGMLYDSRGVDLKLIKEIKLERRGTLKEYLEVYKDVNYIPVADYPDGGHSVWTIPCYAAFPCATQNELTEVDAKNLIANGCVSVSEGANMPSTPKATELFLTNKICFAPAKAANAGGVAVSEFEMSQNASMQKWSFDMVDERLKETMTQICKRVALTAKDYGVEGNYVDGANIAGFKRVADAMITEGI from the coding sequence ATGAAATTTGAAAATTCCAATTGTGCCGAAGACAGTATCTTCTTTCAGGCTATGGAGGAGGTCATATATTCGATATCTCCGCTGCTGGAATCTGATCCGAAATATAAAAGGTATGCGATTCTGGAACGTTTGGTCGTTCCGGACAGAGTTATCAAGTTCCAAGTTACATGGCTGGACGACAACAACAAGATACAGGTAAACACCGGATACAGAGTCCAGTTTAACAATGCGCTGGGACCGTATAAAGGCGGTCTTCGTTTCCATCCGACGGTCAATGAAGGGGTGTTGAAATTTCTTGGTTTTGAGCAGATACTGAAAAATTCGCTTACGGGTCTGCCAATAGGCGGTGCAAAAGGGGGAAGCGATTTCAATCCGAAAGGAAAAAGCGATTTTGAAATCATGAAGTTCTGTTCTGCTTTCATGACCGAACTGCATAAATATATCGGACCGCGTATCGATGTTCCGGCAGGTGACATAGGAGTGGGATCCCGCGAGATAGGGTATCTGTTTGGTGAATATAAAAAGATAACATCTTCATATGACGGGGTGCTTACGGGAAAACCCTATATGTTCGGCGGTTCTCTTATGAGACCAGAAGCGACGGGTTACGGACTTGTCTATTTCACCCAGGCGATGCTCGAACATGAAAAGAAAGACCCTTTAACGGGAAAAGTATGTACAGTCAGCGGTGCGGGGAACGTGGCTATCCATACGATAGAAAAACTCCAGGAGATCGGAGCCATAGTCGTCACCTGCTCGGATTCCGAAGGAATGCTGTATGACAGCAGAGGCGTGGATTTAAAACTTATAAAAGAGATCAAACTCGAAAGAAGAGGAACACTAAAAGAGTATCTGGAGGTCTATAAGGATGTGAACTATATTCCGGTAGCCGATTATCCAGACGGCGGACACTCTGTGTGGACGATACCTTGTTATGCGGCATTCCCCTGCGCAACGCAAAACGAACTAACGGAAGTGGATGCCAAGAATCTCATTGCAAACGGATGTGTTTCCGTGAGCGAAGGTGCGAATATGCCTTCGACTCCCAAAGCTACGGAGCTTTTTCTGACAAATAAAATATGTTTTGCGCCCGCAAAAGCTGCCAATGCAGGCGGTGTTGCCGTCAGCGAGTTCGAGATGAGTCAAAACGCTTCTATGCAGAAATGGTCGTTTGACATGGTCGATGAAAGATTAAAAGAGACGATGACGCAGATATGTAAACGCGTCGCTTTAACGGCAAAGGATTACGGAGTCGAAGGCAACTATGTAGACGGTGCGAATATCGCAGGATTTAAAAGAGTCGCCGATGCGATGATAACAGAGGGTATATAG
- a CDS encoding phosphatidylglycerophosphatase A, translated as MNWFFITLGYSGLFPKAPGTVGSLVALILGIPLSAYLGSQLMFTLTLLISAIAVKEINKYEQKSAVHDDKRIVIDELAGMWLALSIAPGVMLDFDNIFNYENGFVIQAILSFVFFRYFDIKKPSIIGRIDKKMTGGLGVMADDIVAGFAAGISSALVWQIILKLQQYFS; from the coding sequence ATGAACTGGTTTTTCATAACATTGGGATACAGCGGACTTTTTCCAAAAGCACCCGGCACCGTCGGTTCTTTGGTCGCCCTTATCCTCGGCATACCCCTATCGGCGTATCTCGGCTCTCAGCTTATGTTCACATTAACGCTTTTGATCTCCGCAATCGCAGTCAAAGAGATAAACAAATATGAGCAAAAAAGCGCAGTCCATGACGACAAACGCATTGTCATAGACGAACTGGCAGGCATGTGGCTTGCCCTTAGCATCGCACCTGGCGTTATGCTTGATTTTGACAATATCTTCAACTATGAAAACGGATTTGTCATTCAAGCGATTCTCTCTTTTGTGTTTTTCAGATATTTTGATATCAAGAAGCCTTCTATTATCGGCAGGATAGATAAAAAGATGACAGGGGGACTCGGAGTGATGGCAGACGATATCGTTGCAGGATTTGCAGCGGGAATATCCTCTGCGCTTGTCTGGCAGATAATCTTAAAACTGCAACAGTACTTTTCATAG
- a CDS encoding sulfate adenylyltransferase: protein MASQRKNNSLFIDPEAASALEFLKAGLLYPATSLMNKREVSEVLSTSTINKKTFPFPFILAPSGKRNASVLKEAKAGDELDLICNEKLFATLIVDEVFEIDPKERLRHIYGTDDETHPGVRQTSKRLGKYAVCGEYTLAKEVPNLHKDYIKNSIDLIGAKNITALMMAVNPLHRAHERLIRQSLENSDLTVIFLLKPYETADLKYSIRYEALKHFTDNYLPKNRVIIVPLESNYIFAGINEIIIDAIVAKNYGCTKLTIGQNHAGLGMYYDSNTHKSILDRVTDLDIEISIASEYVYCNVCKTLVSTSTCPHGQHHHISYHAESILELLKLGIVPPAVLVRKEISALLLSKMFINRFTNLEKLYYNLLPIGGLLENHTEEDFYKELMTLYQTTSLT, encoded by the coding sequence ATGGCATCACAAAGAAAAAATAATTCCCTGTTCATAGATCCTGAAGCAGCATCGGCTTTAGAGTTTTTAAAAGCGGGCCTGTTATACCCTGCGACTTCGTTGATGAATAAAAGAGAAGTTTCAGAAGTACTCTCCACTTCGACGATAAATAAAAAAACATTCCCTTTTCCGTTCATCCTCGCTCCTTCGGGAAAACGCAATGCGAGCGTCCTTAAAGAAGCAAAAGCAGGCGACGAACTCGACCTTATCTGTAACGAAAAACTTTTTGCCACGCTTATCGTCGACGAAGTTTTTGAGATAGATCCAAAAGAGAGACTCCGCCACATATACGGAACGGATGACGAAACACATCCCGGCGTAAGACAGACAAGCAAACGCCTTGGAAAATATGCGGTCTGCGGTGAATATACACTTGCTAAAGAGGTACCCAATCTTCACAAAGATTACATAAAGAACTCTATCGATCTTATCGGTGCAAAAAACATCACAGCTTTGATGATGGCGGTAAATCCTCTGCACAGAGCACATGAACGCCTTATCAGACAGTCGCTGGAAAACAGCGATCTGACAGTCATCTTTTTGCTCAAGCCATATGAGACGGCAGACCTCAAATACAGTATCAGATATGAAGCTCTCAAACATTTTACGGACAACTATCTGCCAAAGAACAGGGTTATCATTGTTCCTCTTGAATCAAACTATATCTTTGCAGGGATCAACGAAATAATCATCGATGCGATCGTCGCGAAGAACTACGGCTGTACAAAACTTACTATCGGGCAAAACCATGCAGGACTTGGGATGTACTATGACAGCAACACGCACAAATCCATCCTCGACCGTGTAACGGATCTGGATATCGAGATCTCTATCGCAAGCGAATATGTCTACTGCAATGTCTGCAAGACTTTAGTCAGTACGAGTACCTGCCCGCACGGACAGCATCACCATATCTCTTATCATGCCGAGTCGATACTCGAGCTTTTAAAACTCGGCATCGTTCCTCCTGCCGTTTTAGTGAGAAAAGAGATATCGGCGTTACTGCTCTCCAAAATGTTTATAAACAGGTTTACAAATCTTGAAAAGCTTTACTATAACCTTCTTCCTATCGGAGGGCTCCTAGAGAACCATACCGAAGAAGATTTTTATAAAGAGCTTATGACACTTTATCAAACGACATCTTTGACATAA
- a CDS encoding response regulator, which yields MKILIIENEIYLAQSIATKLGELGHICDMCTSTKDALKSNLYDVVLLSTNINGQDFNPIIEAFKNSIVILMVSYISNDTVSKPLSAGAKDYILKPFMIEELIRKINHFQDYERLKRQSESYERYLNHSFSSISSEHNFENLELPLFISCNFQKYSDSFAFKYANKQNKPLYFVSLTNPKAMSEIASLPISTIIYVTDFQVIKKSEKKEFLDLIKDRNVIVSSTDKIDDVDFDIVEIKSDNNIFDQSDILPIEDYVKYIVLNYQHKFPDTELSKKLGISRKSLWEKRKKYGITKKK from the coding sequence GTGAAAATACTAATCATCGAAAATGAAATTTATCTGGCACAAAGCATTGCGACAAAGCTGGGGGAACTGGGTCACATCTGTGATATGTGTACATCAACGAAAGATGCGCTTAAAAGCAATCTTTACGATGTCGTGCTTCTTTCTACCAATATAAACGGGCAGGACTTCAACCCGATTATAGAAGCGTTTAAAAACTCTATTGTCATCCTGATGGTATCATATATCAGCAACGATACCGTTTCAAAACCGCTCTCGGCGGGTGCAAAGGATTACATCTTAAAACCGTTTATGATCGAAGAACTGATCCGCAAGATCAATCATTTTCAGGATTATGAAAGACTCAAACGCCAGTCCGAATCGTATGAAAGATATCTCAACCACAGTTTCTCCTCAATCTCAAGCGAACATAATTTTGAAAATCTTGAGCTGCCTCTATTTATCTCGTGCAACTTTCAAAAATATTCGGATTCCTTTGCTTTTAAATATGCGAACAAGCAAAATAAACCTCTTTATTTTGTCTCACTGACAAATCCAAAAGCGATGAGCGAGATAGCTTCCCTGCCGATCAGTACCATCATTTATGTTACGGATTTTCAAGTAATCAAAAAATCCGAGAAAAAAGAGTTTTTAGACCTTATAAAAGACAGAAATGTGATAGTATCCAGTACGGATAAGATAGATGACGTGGATTTTGATATCGTAGAGATCAAAAGCGACAATAATATATTCGACCAAAGCGATATACTTCCTATCGAAGATTATGTAAAATATATTGTTTTAAATTATCAACACAAGTTTCCTGATACGGAACTCTCCAAAAAACTTGGAATCTCAAGAAAAAGCTTATGGGAAAAGAGAAAGAAATATGGCATCACAAAGAAAAAATAA
- a CDS encoding bifunctional 2-C-methyl-D-erythritol 4-phosphate cytidylyltransferase/2-C-methyl-D-erythritol 2,4-cyclodiphosphate synthase, translating into MSDLTLIILAAGGSTRFNSPIKKQWLRIGHEPLWLFVASRFEKAKIFSNIIITASKHDVTFMHSYTQNKIVEGGASRQASLKNALKHVDTPYVLVTDVARSCISDAMLAKILEKKDEADCIVPALNVNDTVVYDKNTIDRDKVLRIQTPQLSRTDTLRKALDTDIEYTDESSAIAASGGSRIFVEGEENAFKLTFAGDVKEMECLKGPANAALIGNGFDVHAFDDKGEMFLCGVKIENSFGFKAHSDGDVAIHSLIDALLGAAGMGDIGTLFPDSDESYKGIDSKILLKEVVTSLYSFGYSIVNVDITIIAETPRIGAYKEIMRKTLSSILQIPVFRVNVKATTTEKLGFIGRKEGVGVQSTASLNYFNWTNK; encoded by the coding sequence TTGTCTGATTTAACACTAATTATTCTTGCAGCCGGCGGTTCTACCCGCTTTAACAGCCCTATTAAGAAGCAATGGTTAAGAATCGGTCATGAACCGTTATGGCTTTTTGTAGCTTCCCGATTTGAAAAAGCAAAAATATTTTCAAATATCATTATAACGGCATCAAAGCACGACGTTACCTTTATGCACAGTTACACACAAAATAAAATAGTAGAGGGCGGAGCATCCCGTCAGGCATCTTTGAAAAATGCATTAAAGCATGTAGATACGCCGTATGTCCTTGTTACCGATGTGGCAAGATCCTGTATAAGCGACGCGATGCTCGCTAAAATTTTAGAAAAAAAAGATGAGGCCGACTGCATCGTCCCGGCTTTGAACGTAAACGATACCGTCGTGTATGACAAAAACACGATCGACAGAGACAAAGTTCTCCGCATCCAGACTCCTCAGCTCTCCCGCACCGATACGCTGAGAAAGGCTTTGGATACCGACATCGAATATACGGACGAAAGCAGTGCTATAGCCGCAAGCGGGGGTAGCAGGATATTTGTTGAAGGAGAAGAAAATGCTTTTAAACTTACGTTTGCAGGTGATGTCAAAGAGATGGAATGTCTTAAAGGACCCGCAAACGCCGCTTTAATAGGAAACGGGTTTGATGTCCATGCATTTGACGACAAAGGCGAAATGTTCTTATGCGGAGTGAAGATCGAAAACAGTTTTGGATTCAAAGCTCACAGCGACGGGGACGTAGCTATTCATTCACTTATAGATGCTCTTTTGGGAGCCGCGGGAATGGGCGACATCGGTACGCTTTTTCCCGACAGTGATGAAAGCTATAAGGGGATAGATTCGAAAATACTGCTCAAAGAGGTAGTTACGAGTCTTTATAGTTTTGGGTATAGTATAGTAAACGTAGACATAACCATAATCGCCGAAACTCCAAGGATCGGAGCGTATAAAGAGATTATGAGAAAGACATTGTCTTCGATACTGCAGATCCCTGTTTTTCGTGTCAACGTAAAAGCAACGACAACGGAAAAACTGGGTTTTATCGGAAGAAAAGAGGGAGTAGGCGTACAGTCTACTGCTTCGTTAAACTACTTTAATTGGACAAATAAGTGA
- the thiC gene encoding phosphomethylpyrimidine synthase ThiC gives MRSEWLKKRQNDPVRTQMYYAKQGIITEEMEYIAKIEDLSPELVRSEIARGRLIIPANVNHTSLEPMAIGLAAKCKINANIGSSAIASDVQGEIEKVQVSQHYKADTAMDLSTGGDLDEIRKAVIANSKIPIGTVPIYQILHDVGNKIEALSIDVMLEVLERQAKQGVSYFTIHAGFLLETMPKVAKRKMGIVSRGGSLMAAWMMHYHKENPFYTAFDEILDICAKYDVSLSLGDSLRPGCLADASDDAQLGELKVLGELTLRAWEKNVQVMIEGPGHVPLNQIERNMKIQRELCHEAPFYILGPLVTDIAAGYDHISSAIGAAVGGWHGASMLCYVTPKEHLGLPNAEDVREGIIAYKIAAHAADIARGRKGARDVDDEMSDARYAFNWEKQFELALDSERAREYHDETLPQDVFKEAEFCSMCGPKFCSYKITQNIMENTEELERIIEENKAV, from the coding sequence ATGAGAAGCGAATGGCTTAAAAAACGCCAGAACGATCCTGTTCGTACTCAGATGTATTATGCCAAACAGGGCATAATAACTGAGGAGATGGAATATATTGCAAAAATAGAGGATCTTTCGCCCGAACTGGTTCGCAGCGAGATTGCGCGCGGAAGACTTATTATTCCTGCAAACGTCAATCATACTTCATTGGAGCCGATGGCTATAGGCCTTGCCGCTAAATGCAAGATAAACGCAAATATAGGTTCGTCTGCAATTGCAAGCGACGTACAAGGCGAGATAGAGAAGGTTCAGGTTTCTCAGCATTATAAAGCAGATACGGCGATGGACCTCTCTACCGGCGGAGATCTCGATGAGATACGAAAAGCTGTAATTGCAAACTCTAAAATACCTATAGGCACGGTGCCTATTTATCAGATACTGCATGATGTAGGAAACAAGATAGAAGCTTTGAGCATAGATGTTATGCTTGAAGTTTTGGAACGTCAGGCAAAGCAGGGCGTGAGTTATTTTACTATTCATGCCGGTTTCTTACTGGAAACGATGCCTAAGGTTGCAAAACGTAAAATGGGAATAGTCAGCCGCGGCGGCAGTCTTATGGCTGCATGGATGATGCATTATCATAAAGAGAACCCTTTTTATACGGCGTTTGACGAAATACTCGATATCTGTGCGAAATATGATGTGTCTTTGTCTCTGGGCGACTCTCTTCGTCCTGGATGTTTGGCTGATGCAAGCGACGATGCACAGTTAGGAGAGCTTAAAGTACTCGGTGAACTGACACTTCGTGCATGGGAGAAGAACGTTCAGGTTATGATCGAAGGGCCAGGACATGTTCCTCTTAATCAGATTGAACGCAATATGAAAATACAGCGTGAGCTTTGTCATGAAGCGCCTTTTTATATTTTGGGACCGCTTGTCACGGATATCGCTGCGGGATATGACCATATCTCCTCGGCGATCGGTGCTGCTGTGGGAGGATGGCACGGGGCAAGTATGCTTTGTTATGTTACTCCAAAAGAGCATCTGGGCCTTCCGAATGCAGAGGATGTCCGTGAAGGGATCATCGCATACAAGATCGCCGCCCATGCCGCTGATATCGCCCGCGGCCGCAAAGGTGCCAGAGACGTGGACGACGAGATGAGTGACGCAAGATATGCGTTTAACTGGGAGAAACAGTTCGAACTCGCGCTCGATTCTGAACGTGCCCGCGAATATCATGACGAGACACTGCCTCAAGACGTGTTCAAAGAGGCAGAGTTCTGTTCGATGTGCGGACCTAAATTCTGCAGTTATAAGATAACTCAAAATATTATGGAAAATACCGAAGAACTTGAAAGAATAATAGAAGAAAACAAAGCAGTGTAA
- a CDS encoding Mrp/NBP35 family ATP-binding protein yields MTQEIVKSALSKVMYPGFTKDIVTFGFVNNINISGTAVSLSVDITSSAPEVAAQIKDDATAELKAAGATDINITINAPKMPRESSSHGKNIAPQVKNFLMVSSGKGGVGKSTTSVNIAIALAMQGKKVGLLDADIYGPNVPRMLGVETLRPEVNGNKVLPIKAYGIEMMSMGSLMEEGQSLIWRGAMIMKAIEQFLRDILWSELDVLVIDMPPGTGDAQLTLAQSVPVTAGLTVTTPQMVSLDDSRRSLDMFKKLNIPIAGIVENMSGFIAPDTGVEYDIFGKGTSEPMAKEFDTNIIAEIPIEPAVRTGGDEGKPIVYATPASETAKRYMAAAEKIWAMIEKINDEGGVDNQAIQPNTPPGVSACSTAASTPKKHEENSDGCGCH; encoded by the coding sequence ATGACTCAAGAGATTGTTAAATCAGCACTTTCAAAAGTGATGTATCCGGGATTTACGAAAGATATCGTAACTTTCGGATTCGTAAATAATATAAATATCAGCGGAACAGCCGTTAGTTTATCGGTGGATATCACATCAAGTGCGCCTGAAGTAGCCGCACAGATAAAAGATGATGCGACGGCTGAACTAAAAGCAGCAGGTGCGACGGATATAAATATTACTATCAATGCTCCGAAAATGCCTAGAGAAAGTTCATCTCACGGGAAGAACATCGCTCCTCAAGTCAAAAACTTTTTAATGGTCAGTTCAGGAAAAGGAGGAGTCGGTAAATCCACTACATCCGTAAACATCGCTATCGCACTTGCGATGCAGGGGAAAAAAGTGGGACTGCTTGATGCTGATATCTACGGTCCGAACGTTCCTCGTATGTTAGGTGTCGAAACGCTTAGACCGGAAGTAAACGGGAACAAAGTCCTTCCGATCAAAGCGTACGGAATCGAGATGATGTCCATGGGCTCACTTATGGAAGAGGGACAGTCGCTGATCTGGCGCGGTGCTATGATCATGAAAGCGATCGAACAGTTCCTGCGCGATATATTATGGAGTGAACTGGATGTCTTGGTCATCGACATGCCTCCGGGAACGGGTGATGCGCAGCTTACTCTTGCTCAAAGCGTCCCTGTTACGGCCGGTTTGACCGTCACGACTCCGCAGATGGTTTCACTTGACGATTCAAGACGTTCGTTAGATATGTTTAAAAAACTTAACATTCCGATAGCGGGGATCGTGGAAAATATGAGCGGTTTCATCGCTCCTGATACCGGTGTCGAGTATGACATCTTCGGTAAAGGTACGAGTGAACCTATGGCTAAAGAGTTCGATACGAACATAATTGCCGAGATACCTATCGAGCCTGCCGTAAGAACGGGAGGAGACGAAGGAAAACCTATCGTTTATGCTACGCCTGCAAGTGAAACGGCAAAACGTTACATGGCGGCAGCTGAAAAGATTTGGGCTATGATAGAAAAGATAAATGATGAGGGCGGTGTGGACAATCAGGCTATTCAGCCAAATACACCTCCTGGCGTGAGTGCATGTTCGACGGCCGCTTCGACACCGAAAAAACATGAAGAAAATTCAGACGGCTGCGGCTGCCATTAA